In Caulobacter segnis ATCC 21756, the sequence GGGCGCGCGCTACATCACCACCTTCTATGGCCAGCTCTCCGCCGAGAAGGCTGGACTCCGGGAGCTTCGCCTTGAGCGCGATCCGGTGATCACCGCCGCCGATCGCGCCCGCTTCTACAGCCGCGAGCAGGTCCGCGCCGCGCGGATCCTCGCCGACATCGGCGCGCGCGACCAGTTCCGCAGCCTGATGCTCTATATCGACGACGTCCTGCCCGACGCCCAGGAGACCGCCCTGCTGGTCGACATGGCGCGCGGCTATGGCGATCAGGACCTGGCCATGCGCGCGGTCCGCGCCGCCGCCCAGAAGGGCATTATTCTCGCCGAGCGGGGCTATCCGCTGCTGGACCACCACTTCACACCGGTCCCCGGCGCGGCCGAGACGGCGTTCGTCTATTCGATCTCGCGCCAGGAGAGCAATTTCGATCCCGAGGCCCGCTCCGGCGTCGGCGCGCGCGGCATGATGCAGTTGATGCCGGCCACGGCCTCGCTGGTGGCGCGTAAGCTGGGCGAGGACCACTCGGTCGATCGCCTGTCCGACGCGTCCTACAACATGCGCCTAGGCTCGGTTTACCTGGGCCAAATGGTCAACAATTTCAGCGGCTCGTACATCATGGCCGCCGCCGCCTACAACGCCGGCCCGGGCCGGCCCGCACGCTGGGTGAACCAGTGCGGCGACCCGCGCGGCGCCATGACCGACCCGCTCGACTTCATCGAGTGCATCCCCTTCTCCGAGACCCGCAACTACGTGATGCGGACCCTGGAGACGACCATGGTCTATCGCGCCCGGCTGAACGGCGGCGTCACGCCCTTGACGCTCTCCAGCGAGCTCAAGCGCGGCGGCTACAGCTACAACGCGGCGGTGGCCTCGGCCGAGACCGTGGCGGCGCAGCCTTAACGCCGACCTAGGCTCGTCGCGCAGCCAGAACCAGACCTGCCGGCGTCTCCACCAGTTCGCCGTTGAGGCCGAACACCCCCGCCAGAACCTCGGGCGAAAGAGCTTCGCGCGGCGCGCCTTCGGCGACGATGCGGCCCTGCGAGACGACGACTACCCGATCGCAGGCCCGCCCCGCCAGACCCAGGTCGTGCAACGTGACGACCACCGCCGCCCCGCCCGCGGCTTCGGCGCGCAGCAGGTCCAGGGTCAGCAACTGGGCGTCGGGATCCAGACCGGCCACCGGCTCATCGGCGACCAGCAGCGGCGCGCGGGTCGCCAGCAGACGCGCCAGCAGCACCCTCGCCCGCTCGCCGCCCGACATGTCGAGGACGCCGCGATCGACCAACTCGCCGGCGCCCACACGCGCCAGGCAAGCCCGCGCCAGCCTGTCGGCCTCGGGTTCCGAAAGATCGCTCGCGCCCAAGGCCGCGATCATGCGCGCCGGCAGGTTCCAAGCCGCGCGCCGCTCCTGCGGCAGGTAGCCGACCAGGCGCGCGCGCTCATCGGGCTTCAGCGCGGACACGGGTCGACTGGACAACAGCGCCTCGCCCGCCGCCAGCGGCAGAAGGCCCAGGCCCGCGCGCAGCAGGCTGGTCTTGCCGGCGCCGTTCGGACCGACGATCCCGACGACCTCGCCCGGAGCAATGGCCAGGCTCGCGGCCTCCAGCACCGTCTTGCGCCCGTGACGGGCGGTCACGGCGTCCAGCGTCCAGACCGCGCTCATGACCGCCAGCTCCGTGCGGCGCGCCAGGCCAGGAGGCCGAAGGCGGGCGCGCCGAACAGGGCGGTGACGACGCCCAGCTTCAGCTCCTGTTCGGTCGGGATCAGGCGCGCGGCGAGGTCAGCGACGACCAACAGCAGCGCTCCGGCCAGGGCCGAGGGCCACAGGATCCGTTTGGGGTCGTCGCGCACCAGCGCCCGCACCAGGTGCGGCGCGGCCAGGCCGACAAAGCCGATCACGCCCGCCGCCGCGACGGCCGCGCCGGTCAGCAGCGCCGCGCCAGCGACCGCATAGACCCGCAGTCGCGCCATCGGCAGAGCCGACATCCGCGCGGCCTCCTCGCCCAGGGTCAGCATCCGCAGGCCGTTTCCAGCGCGCAGGCAGAGCGCCGCGCCGATCGCCATCGGGACCAAAGCCCGCAGGGCGTCCATCGCGTCACGGTTCTGCACCGAGCCCATCAGCCAGGCCAGGATCTCGGCCATCGCCACCGGCGAGGGCGACAGGTTGAAGACCAGCGCCGTAAGTGCGCCGCCGAAGGCCGATAGCGCCACGCCGAACAGGATCAGCGCCTCGGGCTCACGGAACCGCGCCGCCAGGGCCACGACCAGGACGCCGGCGACCAGGGCGCCCAGCAGCGCCGAAAGTTCGATCGCGCCGGGAATGACGGCGAGGCCGGCCGAGATGGCGATCGCCGCCCCCAGGCCGGAGACCGCCGAGACCCCCAGCACGCCCGGATCAGCCAGCGGGTTGCGCAGCAGGCCCTGCATGGTCGCGCCGGCCAGGCCCAGGGCCGCGCCGACCAGGGCCGCGACCGCGGCCCGCGGCGCGCGGATCGTCCACAACACCTCGCCGGGCGGCGATCCCGGCTGGATCAGAGCCTGGACGTACTGGCTCCAGGTCATCGGCGTCTCGCCCAAAGCCACGGCCAAGACCGTCGCCAGCGCCAGGACGAACAACATCAGGAGACATAGTCGAAGAACGCTCATCGCGACGCTTCCGCCAGCATCCGCGCGCCGTCGGCGGCGAACCAGCCCGGGCAACCGACCACCGAGGCCGGCAGCGAAGCGGCGGTGCGGGTCGCGACCGCGCGCTGGAGCGCGGCGTGGCGACCGGGGCCCCAACGATCGGCCCCGGCTCGGGCCATGTCGAAGAGTCCCAGCACCACCGCCGCCGGCGGTCGCATCACCAATCCCTCCAGCGACACCGGCGCGAAGTAAGGCGTCGAGGTCGCGTTGGCGTATCCGGCCGCTTTGAGCAGGGCGTCGATCAGGGTCCCCGAGCCCGCCGTGAAGCCGCCTGGCGTCAGATAGAGCGCCGACCGGCCCCTCCCCGCCCCCGCCGCGCCGGCCAACTGGGCGTCCATGCGCGCGACGATCGCCTCGCCCTGCGCGCGGCGATCCAGCGCGGTCGCGACCTTGCGCACATTGGCGCGGACGCCGTCGAAGTCGGCCGCGTCGTCCAGGACGACGGTGGTCACGCCCTTGCGCTCGAGCGCCTGAACAAGCCGGGCGTCACCGCCCCATAGCCGCACCACGACCTGAGGCCGCGCCGCGACCAGACTCTCGAACGTGGCGCGCCGCAAAGGCAGACCGACGGCCGCGTTTCGCATGTAGCTGTCGCGGGAGACGGCGCGGTAGGACAGGCCGACGATGCTGTCGCGCGGGGCCAGGGCCAGCACATACTGGTCGGCGCAGGAATCCAGGGACATGACACGCGGAGCCGCCAGCGCGGCGCCGGGGGCGAGCGCCAGCGCCGCCACAAGGGCGCACAAGGCCTTGGCGGCGCGCATCAAATCAGTCCGAGACCAGGCCGTGCAGCAGACCGTCCAGCATCACCTTCATCAGCCCCTCGGAGCGAGGACCAGCCGCGCGAGGGCTTGGTGATCAGCAGCGACACCAGGCCATGACAGCCGGCCCACAGCACCTCGGCCGCCTCGACCGCCGAACCCGAGCGTAGACGGCCTTGGGCGGCGATCTGGTGCACCGGCTCGCTGAACTTCTCGAAGCAGCGATCGCCCAGCGACAGCAGGTCGGAGATCTTGTCCTGCGAGATGTGTTCGCCGGTGCTGCAGAAGACCAGCTGGTAGGTGTTGGGGTTATCGAGGGCGAACGTCATGTACGCCTCCAGCATCAGCCGCACCCGCGCGACCGGATCGACCGGCTGGGCCGCGATCTGGGTGTTCAGGGCCAGCAGACGCTCGATGGCGTCGTTGCTGATCTCCATCAGGATCTGGTCCTTGTCGCGGAAGTGCATGTAGAGCGCCGTCGACGACACCCCCACCGCGTCGGCGATCTTGCGGATCGTGGCGCCGGAATAACCTTCGGCGATGAAAATCTTCTCGGCGGCCTCAAGGATCTCGCCCCGCCGCAGGTGCCCGTCGCCCTTCGGCTTTCGAGCGGACTTTTGAGGCTTCTTCAAAACGACCGTCACGGAACTGGCTTCCCCTGCGTTTCCCCACCGAACACTAAACGGGAATCACCCAGCCGCCGCAAGAACGTGCGTAGGCGGCGCATTTTCCGTTCCGAGGTTTCGCGCGCGCGAGAAAACATCTTAAAACGAGTGTTTTTCCATTTGACACTTTTTGGTTGAGATATCGTTATCCACGCCGTTGGGGCGATCTTGCGTCTTGGGGCGACGATGGCGCGTGAAGAAGGACGGTTAGACCCGGCGCTTGCGCCGGCGGGCGGACCTGCGCCTGGATTTCAGGCTTTCTCTGCTGAAGCGGCGCTCGGCCAGGCCTATGTCGCCGCAGAGCCGCTGGCGGCGCCCGACCGGGACGGGGCCCACCATTCGCTGTCACGCAGGCAGGCGGCGGCCATCTGTATCGTCGGGCTCGTGGTCGCGATCGGCATGGCGCTGGCGCCGGCGAGCGGGCTGGTGGGCGTGCACCACCTGTTCTTCGCCGTGTTCCTGCTGGGCGGCATGACGCGGCTGGCGGCCGCCTGCACGCCGCTGGCGACGCGGCCGCCGCCGCCTTTGGCCGACGCGGACCTACCCGCCTATACGATCATCGCGCCGCTCTATCGCGAGGCCGAGGTCGTCGGCGAACTGCTGGAGAACCTGGCCGCGATCGACTACCCGCGCGACCGGCTGCAGGCGCTGATCGTACTCGAGGCCGACGACACCCAGACCCTGGCGGCCGTGCGCGCCCTGGACCTGCCGGCCTTCGCGCAGGTGCTGGTCGTTCCCCCTGGAACGCCGAAGACCAAGCCCCGCGCCTGCAACCACGCCCTCGAGCGGGCCCGTGGCGATCTGGTGGTGATCTACGACGCCGAGGACATGCCCGATCCGGGACAGCTGCGCGAGGCGGCGGCGCGGTTCGCCGTCTCACCGTCGAGGCTGGCCTGCCTGCAGGCGCCGCTGCGGATCGAAGATCCAGGCTTTTCGCTCTTTCTTCCCTCACAGTTCCGTTTGGAATACGCCGCCCACTTCGAGGTGCTGCTGCCGGCGCTGGCGCGATGGGGCCTGGCTTTTCCTCTGGGCGGGACCAGTAATCACTTCAAGGTCGCCCCGTTGCGCGAGATCGGCGCCTGGGACGCCTACAATGTCACCGAGGATGCGGACGTCGGGTTCCGCCTGGCCGCCGCCGGCTACACGCTGGGCGTCATTTCCAAGCCGACCTGGGAGACCGCCCCGACGCGGTGGAGCCAATGGCTCCCGCAGCGGGCGCGATGGATCAAGGGACACATGCAGACCCTGGCGGTCCATTCGCGCGGTCGCATCGTCCGGCAGGCTCGCAACGCCACGGCGCTGGTCGTGACCCTGGCTCAATCGGTAGCCTCCTCGCACCTTCATGGCCCCGTGATGGCGGTGGCGATCGTGGCGGCGGCGGTCGACTATTGGCCCGACGGGCGGTTTGAGATCCCGGCCGCCGACCTCGTGCTCTACGCCCTGGGCTGGAGCTCGGCCGCCCTCGCCGGCGCGCGCGGCGTCCTGCGCGCGAACGGCGCGCCCAAGGCCCTGCACCTCTTCGGCATGCCGATCTATTGGCTGTTGCAGGGCGTGGCGGCGGCCAAGGCGCTGCATCAGTTCGTGACCGATCCGCACCGCTGGGACAAGACGCTGCACGTCCCGCGCTCTGGACGGGTCCGGCTGTAAGAAGGTATGGGCGGGCGATGGCTCCGAAGATCGCTCCCGCCCCCATCGTCATGCGCACCACCGGCTGGGCGGACTACGCCCTGCTGGACAGCGGCCACGGCAAGAAGCTGGAGCGCTACGGCCGCTACACGGTCGTGCGTCCCGAGCCCCAGTGCTTCTGGGCGCCGCGCCTGGACCAGAAGGTCTGGGACAACGCCGACGCCGTGTTCGATCCGACCGACGAGGACGAGGCGGGCCGCTGGCGCTTCAAGGGCAAGCCGATCGAAAAGTTTCCGCTGGCCTGGGGCGGCGCCAAGTTCCACGGCCAGTTCACGCCCTTCCGCCACCTGGCCTTCTTCCCCGAGCAGGCGGCCAACTGGGCCTGGCAGGACGAGCGCGTGCGCGCTTTCGCCAAGACCTCAGGCCGCCAACCCAAGATCCTGAACCTGTTCGGCTATACCGGCGTGGCCTCGCTGGTTTGCGCCGCCGCCGGCGCGGCCGTCACCCATGTCGACGCCTCCAAGAAGTCGGTCGGCTTCGCGCGCGAGAACGCCGCCTTCGCCAGCCTCGCCGACAAGCCCATCCGCTGGATCGTCGAGGACGCCCGCAAGTTCGTGGCCCGCGAGGTCCGGCGCGGCAATGTCTATGACGGGATCATCCTGGACCCGCCCAAGTTCGGCCGCGGCGCCGATGGCGAGGTCTGGCGCCTGTTCGAGGATCTGGCCGGCCTGACCCGCGATGTCGCCGCCCTGCTCAGCGAAGACGCTTCGTTCCTGCTGATGAACGCCTACGCCGCCCG encodes:
- a CDS encoding ABC transporter ATP-binding protein; this encodes MSAVWTLDAVTARHGRKTVLEAASLAIAPGEVVGIVGPNGAGKTSLLRAGLGLLPLAAGEALLSSRPVSALKPDERARLVGYLPQERRAAWNLPARMIAALGASDLSEPEADRLARACLARVGAGELVDRGVLDMSGGERARVLLARLLATRAPLLVADEPVAGLDPDAQLLTLDLLRAEAAGGAAVVVTLHDLGLAGRACDRVVVVSQGRIVAEGAPREALSPEVLAGVFGLNGELVETPAGLVLAARRA
- a CDS encoding ABC transporter substrate-binding protein, with translation MRAAKALCALVAALALAPGAALAAPRVMSLDSCADQYVLALAPRDSIVGLSYRAVSRDSYMRNAAVGLPLRRATFESLVAARPQVVVRLWGGDARLVQALERKGVTTVVLDDAADFDGVRANVRKVATALDRRAQGEAIVARMDAQLAGAAGAGRGRSALYLTPGGFTAGSGTLIDALLKAAGYANATSTPYFAPVSLEGLVMRPPAAVVLGLFDMARAGADRWGPGRHAALQRAVATRTAASLPASVVGCPGWFAADGARMLAEASR
- a CDS encoding class I SAM-dependent methyltransferase, producing the protein MAPKIAPAPIVMRTTGWADYALLDSGHGKKLERYGRYTVVRPEPQCFWAPRLDQKVWDNADAVFDPTDEDEAGRWRFKGKPIEKFPLAWGGAKFHGQFTPFRHLAFFPEQAANWAWQDERVRAFAKTSGRQPKILNLFGYTGVASLVCAAAGAAVTHVDASKKSVGFARENAAFASLADKPIRWIVEDARKFVAREVRRGNVYDGIILDPPKFGRGADGEVWRLFEDLAGLTRDVAALLSEDASFLLMNAYAARVSGAAMSGLLAQELEGRGGVIDWGELSLVEDKGDRQIGLSFFARWSSEG
- a CDS encoding glycosyltransferase, whose translation is MAREEGRLDPALAPAGGPAPGFQAFSAEAALGQAYVAAEPLAAPDRDGAHHSLSRRQAAAICIVGLVVAIGMALAPASGLVGVHHLFFAVFLLGGMTRLAAACTPLATRPPPPLADADLPAYTIIAPLYREAEVVGELLENLAAIDYPRDRLQALIVLEADDTQTLAAVRALDLPAFAQVLVVPPGTPKTKPRACNHALERARGDLVVIYDAEDMPDPGQLREAAARFAVSPSRLACLQAPLRIEDPGFSLFLPSQFRLEYAAHFEVLLPALARWGLAFPLGGTSNHFKVAPLREIGAWDAYNVTEDADVGFRLAAAGYTLGVISKPTWETAPTRWSQWLPQRARWIKGHMQTLAVHSRGRIVRQARNATALVVTLAQSVASSHLHGPVMAVAIVAAAVDYWPDGRFEIPAADLVLYALGWSSAALAGARGVLRANGAPKALHLFGMPIYWLLQGVAAAKALHQFVTDPHRWDKTLHVPRSGRVRL
- a CDS encoding FecCD family ABC transporter permease, with protein sequence MPGLVRRRRRADAGGSVAMSVLRLCLLMLFVLALATVLAVALGETPMTWSQYVQALIQPGSPPGEVLWTIRAPRAAVAALVGAALGLAGATMQGLLRNPLADPGVLGVSAVSGLGAAIAISAGLAVIPGAIELSALLGALVAGVLVVALAARFREPEALILFGVALSAFGGALTALVFNLSPSPVAMAEILAWLMGSVQNRDAMDALRALVPMAIGAALCLRAGNGLRMLTLGEEAARMSALPMARLRVYAVAGAALLTGAAVAAAGVIGFVGLAAPHLVRALVRDDPKRILWPSALAGALLLVVADLAARLIPTEQELKLGVVTALFGAPAFGLLAWRAARSWRS